In the Ictalurus furcatus strain D&B chromosome 13, Billie_1.0, whole genome shotgun sequence genome, CTGATATTCCCCCATGCACCTATTGCACATGTCAACCCCATCCACTTGTATATATAAGGCTATGGTGTTCTTTCTTggtttgtttaaattaatatcATTAGGGACCTCCTCTCATCTCTGCGGCCTATTCAGTACAAACACGTGCCTGTGGTTCAGCAAAGTGCTTAATAAAAAGACCCAGTTATTATTCCTGCCATACCCTGAGACTGTTTTCCCACTTTGGTATTGAACATTAGCTCAGTGATATAGGTGTTCAGGATGCAAAGGTGAGGAGATTATGCATGATTTAGGTATGCGACCTGCTGGAAGAAACCAGTGATCAATTAGTCACAAAGGGCTCTTTTATGAACAAACTTAATATGTAAACAAGCCATATTGCAAATCCTCTAATATATCAGCTCACAAAAATGTGAGCAGCATAAACTCTTCACTAAATACGCCACTTTCATGCAAATATTTCCCATTGTTCTTGAAGTCTTGTTTGATATAGACAACTAAAACTAGAATTGCCTTCCAGGGTGTAAATATTCCTGTCGCATGACTACTCATGACCTTTGACTTGTGACCTGAATGATGTGTTGGACCTGGAGTCCTGGAGGGCATTTCTCTAAGCAGTAACATTATAATCCAAATAACCTGaataaaactataaataaatactacaatTATGTTTATCAACCATACTCcagtgttttccttttaaatgttttatattttcataagCTTAAATATTCATATCAATCTTCACCCGGTCTGTttcttttattgaaataaactcTTGGCTTTACAGGGATTTCTTCAAGTTAAGtgatactttttattttaagtggtGGATGCTAGCTGTGTTCTTGTTACTTATATGTTTTCACTGCTTGGACTCCTGTTTATGAGGAAACTTCAAATAATACAATCCATTTCTTGGACTAGGACAAAACAGAGGAAATGATACTGATCTGGCGTTTCTGATCGAAGTTTATTACACAGCACGAAGGATCCAAAATAATATACAGCTGAGGATTAATATAAAAAGCTTGTACACATTTCTAATCACTTCCTgctatgaaaaaaaattaagttgggAACTCATTCCTGTATTTAATCATCGTTCATAATGGTTAACAAATAACAATAAGTCCTGATGcagagagacaaaaacaaaagaaactaaaaacaataaactttgaatacattttttttttagtactttTAATCACTGACAGTCTGTTAAAACTAAATCAGTTTTGTTTCAATGCATACAAGCTGCAAAGCCAAATATAATCTTTGTACATGACAATAAGTCATGACAGGAAAtcagaaacaaaaaatatacacaaaaaagacAATACAACAAAgttgtacatttattcattcaaaaacAACGTTTTGTCTTTAAACTGACAAAAAGGTCCCCTTTGTTATTCAGCTAGAGATTTAAGGAGGAGCATTCCACATGCCAATAATATAACTACTtacaaatgaatatatataaaaaaaaggattcaaGATCTGTCCACAACGTTTTCAATGTGTCACCAGCAGCATTAGAGGACACTGCCAGACTGTAGGTACACTGTAAGCGCATTCTAGCGTCTACGGAAAGCTCTGGAAATTCTCCAGGCATTGGGTTCCTCGTAACGGTTATAGAGAGGCTCAAGACGCTGCTGTTTCTTCTGCTTGCTGAGGCGAGTCGGGTCGGATACTTTGAAGAAGGCCGGCGCAAACTCCACCAGCCAACGTGGGTCGATTGTCGTCACCTCTCGCATGTACTCTTTGGTGGTCAACACCAGTTCATGGTATACCACCCTGAAGGAAGATGAAAAAAGCAGGTTACACAGaggacagagggaaagagaagaaCAAAGAACACAATGCTACAGGTTGATGAGCTGTTGCTGTTGATGCAGACATACCACTCAGGTTGTCGGTTAAAGAGGGCACTCGAGGGGTGAATGTAAACCACCTGCTGGTCTATGAGTGTCCTGTAGCCTTCCTGAGGGTCTTTCTTAGCAGCATTACGGAAGAAACCACTGCAGATTGCCTTCTGAACACGTACTGTGGCCTTACCACATGATACCACATCCAACTTGTGTCTAAAAGAATGAGAGGGATAAGGTACCTGTTCAAAACCTACTCATTTTAATGCACTTAAAATTCCCACAGAGTAAACTAGAGGCAAACTATATTTTGGACCAGCTGtaaaataagttaataaaaattCCTTACCGGTCCATGATGCCCAGCATTTGCTTGCGGATATCCTGTGCGCGGCGTAATGAGCGAGCCTGGATGAAGTTCTCGTAGCACCAGGGATTGGAGAACTTGTTGTTCTTCCAAGAGTTGTACACAGCCAGTAAAGTGAGGTGGTCTCCCTCAGGCTGGTGGAACTTAGCCTTCTTCTGGTCAGCTAGAGCCTGTTTGTCCTGAAATTCAGCATACAGATGATGAAGAACATTCATGTATATTGATTTAGAAACATAATACTGTTGTTCTTTGTCAGGGTGTTTCTGTATCTGATTAGAATTCTGACCATATCTAATAACAGTGAACCCCAGATAATCAGGGCTGGTGGGAATCACCTGGATACATTTTTGACCATATGCATGCTGAAACCATAGTATTAGCAATAAATACCATTGGCATACAGCCATCTTTTCATCTTTGAGAGTTCTTACTGGCAGTTATTTGGGCTTTGAAGAACTACAGCTAGGTCCATAACAGGTTCACACCTCCTAAATGGCAGTGGTGAAGAGAATCACCTGGATAATGCCTTTAAGCAAACAAGGTCCTGAATGGCCTGCTCCTTagttgggggggtgggggtggggggagtgGGGCACAATGAGGGGTCTGTTGtgtggaagaaaaaacaacTCCACTCCCAGAGCTATGTATCAGTGTAAATCCAGTAAATTCGGCACTGAATAGTGTGTATGGTATGACTCGGGAAAAACACTTAATTAAACTAGCGGCAAGTGGCAATGTCTAGTCTGCTAGACGGCAGGGGATATGGAGACAGCCAACTAAGCACACTCAGCAACAGTGTGTGCTATGGCGAGTGCACACCACTCAACCATACTAGTGGCACATAGCCACTGAAGGCCTTCTAGTCAGCTATACAAATATTTGAAGAAACACTGCTTCCAACAAACAGGGAGAATGAGCGCTAATAAGGCTAGAAATGCTAACACAGCAGTACTGACTCAAAACTAAAAGGTGCCTAGGGGTTTCATAGTGTTCTATGAAGACGAAGGAGCTGTTAGTGTATAAAAAACATTCACTAACAGAGGCTGAAAGGATGAGATGATTGAAGGCTTATAGCTACTTTTGGAGGACACAAATTCTGTAGCTCTGACCATAGTCAGaagtgtttataatgtttatgtAATCAGAAACGTGCGAGACAATATAGTAGAAAAGGAAAGATGGTTGTATGACAGAGGTATTCATTGCAAATACTGAGTCATACTTCACTATGTTGAAAGGTTTTAGCATGCATGCTCACACGCACAAGATGTCATCCAGGTTATTTTCATTACCACTGGCAGTTAGAAGTACAAAGCTTCAGCTAAATATGTAGCCACTGTTAATTACactatatttaaatttatttcactTATGTACATTTTGGAATACATATTGAAGCATGAGTTATAGAAATGGGGAGATAAAACAACTAGAGACaggaattaaaaaagaaaacaggaacATTACCACTGGCCATGGGTATGACCCGTGTGAGTGAGTGCTATCAAGGAGTGTTACCTTTGGCCTATAGAAGACGTTCTGCACAGAGAGCATGGACACTATTGTTAGCATCTCTTCACTGCAGCCCAGGTGGACAGACATGATGAGCATCTTACACAGCATGGGCTCTAGAGGAAACTCAGCCATCTGAGATGAacagaaatgaggaaatgcttCAGCATTCATCCTATTGCACTTAAGCACCATTTCAATACTTGTgaacacaacagaacatagacaCAGTCTTTAATAAGTCATACCCTGCGCCCGAGACGAGTGAGTAGTCCCTCATCGTCCAGAGCTCCTAACGTGTACAGCTGTTCCATTGCTGTGATCAGCGTCTCCATAGGAGGAGCGTCCATGAAGTCAAAGGATAACAGGTCATTAATTCCCATGGCCTAATCAGAGACAAAAATTGGTAGgcaaaaatagcacaaaaacatacaagatATTCTAGAATTAAAAGTTAAGAAGTGTGTGactatttaaacacacacacaccttcagggAGAGTACAGTGCTGGCCAGGTTAGTTCTTTGGATCTCAGGCACATTGGTGGTGAGCATCTCATCTCTATATGCACGTTCTGTGTACAGTCTGTAGCACTTGCCGGGCCCTGTCCTACCTGCTCGGCCTGCTCGCTGCTTAGCCTGGGCCTAAAACACCACAACAAAGACAGTTAAGTCTTTACAGAGCGATAGCACTTCATTTTTTAGCCTTCAgctatatgcatgtgtgtacgtACCTGAGAGATGGGGGTCACCACAAGCTGGTCAATGCCGGTTTTTGAGTTGTACACTTTCTGCTTGACAAAACCTGGATCCACGACATAGTAGATTCCATCAATGGTCAGAGAAGTCTCAGCAATGTTTGTAGCAATGACCACCTACATAAATAAGTGAAGTACAGAGTCCTGGTTAAATAATTGTTATAGGTTGGAAGGCTGCAGTACATGGCTACTACAGGACAGAACAAAAGCTGCTACCTTTCTGCTGCCAGGTGGAGCTGGGTCAAAGATCCTGGTCTGCATCTCACTGGGCAGTGCAGAGTACACAGGTAGGATAATCAGCTCTGGCACATCAGGGCCTAGTGATTTCATTCGCTCATACAGGATCTCACAGGCTGTGTCGATCTCCTCTTGACCCGTCAAGAATACCAGAATATCACCTACAGATTCAAACAAAAGTTAATGATGTGATAATTATTGACATGACATAATTATGACTAATAgattataatcaaatattctaTTACAACGCCCCTTATATCAGAAAGTGTCAAACTGTTTACATCCTGGGAACTCTATCCGTGTTTACTTATTACTAATGACCCCTTGATGATGATCTTTGCACACATTTTACTTGTATAAAAGTAACGAGCTTTAGACGTCCTAAAAGAAACACATTAGTGTATATCTATTCAATGAAACTGACCATCCAGTTAGACAGATTGCTGGAGGTCACTTTGCACAACCTGAACCATTCCTAGATAAGATTCTGAACATTTAGTGCAATTATAACACAGAGTTTTGATCTTTCAGTATTAAATACTGCTGCTTTACCTGGTGGCTCAGTGAGGTGGATCTGCATGACTGTGATCAGACTGGCATCCAGGTAATCTGTCTCAGGCTCTTTAGTGTATAGCACCTCTACTGGATACGTACGACCTGGGATGGTGAAAATAGGGGCCTCGTAGAAATATTGGGAGAATTTCACAGCATCCAGTGTAGCAGACGTCACAATCAGCTTCATGTCTGGGCGCTTCTGTACAGTCTACATAAGAAGAGCCCAAAAACAATGTGATGGCTATAAAGTTAAAGTAACCTTATCAAATCAATGTAGCCACATTAACATAAAACGTTTTACTACATGGTGCATATGCTTCGGTGACATTTTCATTAGCCAACTGTTAATGAGAAAACAGGAGTACTAAGTTATCTCAATCTTGCTACAGTATACTAATTGGACTGACGGGTATGTTCTACAGGCAACAgagtgctttaaaaaaagtataaaccaCTCCTTTAATTTCCAACAGACATTAGCTTATCATAATGGCCCTACCTTCTTGAGCAGGCCAAAGAGCACATCTGTGTGGATGGTCCTTTCGTGAGCCTCATCCAGCATAATGATAGCATACTGGCCCAGATCAGGGTCAATCAGACACTCTCTGAGCAGCATACCGTCTGTCATGTACTTGATGACCGTGTCTGGACTCGTGCAGTCCTCAAAACGGATAGTGTAGCCCACCTGTgaaaaccagaagaaagatgttaTGATTAGGgttgcaactaacgattattttcataatcgattagttggccgattatttattattattattccgaTTAATCGGTTAATCGGACAGGGTGGGGCAAgttttcagtaccatttttttgtttatttaaaataaaatccacaaactgagtgttacaaatataaacttcagacaaaaactttacacaactatTTGTCCAAAACGGAAaataacccaacacacacacacacacacacaccagaatatatattattaatgtaggaccgtagtttaattgggtgctttttgtgcatccataaaaataatgcataaatactataaaataattttatagtatttatgcattatttttatggatgtacaaaaagcacccaattaaactacagtcctaaatgaataataaaaactcacctTCACTGCAcattgtggtttctgttactcactgcctttagacatatttcacttgtgtttacttttgatcataatgttttaattagacattacagatcttactcccactcccactgtgtatcagcgcgtctgcacagcgcgtgatcagcaatgtggcctcgttactaacacatcacttccgttataataaacaacagaatttacactgcaagcgtgcaaatacagcatataatgacaaacttaaattaaactaaaccttttaagcagcttgcaccagtttccccaaccccttacacacaggggattttggatataaacatgagtttgtcctcgtgcatcagtttgatttccacagtgtttaaaatgctCCCCTTAGAGGACTTGAAGGTTACACGATTTCAcatccgtctgatggtgactgaggtcatgttgggaataaaaggtaacgctgacagaaagtaaactgaagaaagtcattattgGTGACTCtaggtgtctgctaatgctagtgtaagtatgacgtcatgcgcagttgtggcttatacttccggttagtaaaaaaaaaaaaaaaaaaaagcgagtgttatatttgagatgatattacctttctaaaatccacacactaaatggtagtgcagagtgcatagtgtaagtgtacagtgcttcatttgggacacaaccttagtatttactctccgaagcgtgttttctgaacagaagtaacgtaatgagtaaacatgccctgtgccgcgcagaccaactaattgattattatcgattaggtGTTGCAGCCATAGTTATGAATATTACTCTATCCCATGCAGTGCAAGACTTAACTAACTAAAGGCAACAAATGGATTCAGCGGGTATGTGTGTTGGACATCCTAACTGTATAATAGTAATACAGCTTATTTACCTCCTGTCCCAAACAACAACCATATTCTTCAGACACTCTCTTAGCCACAGACATGGCAGCCACTCTTCTGGGCTGTGTGCAGCCAATCTTCCCACGTGCTGTGTATCCAGCCTCAGCCAGGTACTGAGTGATCTGTGTGGTCTTCCCTGAGCCTGTCTCTCCAATCACAATCAGGATCTGGTTATCATGAACAGCCTGTAACAATATAACACCAAAGCATAATGATTTCACATGTTCCAAGTAGATCCTTCCAATCCATATTATTggaaattatacatacaggaaCAGCACATTCTGAACAAAGGCCTGTGTCATTATAACCATAAATCGGGTCGTAATTAAGTAACTGCACCATGAATGTAAAACACAGACCTGAACGAGCTGTTCTTTGAGCTTGTAGATTGGCAGACTCTCTCGCTGCTCGATGATGGATAGCTGCGTCTTCTTTCCGTATGAAGCCTTGTTGCCACCAAAAGCGTGCTTCTTCCACTCTGGGATGTCATTGGGCATCATGCCAATACCCCGCATGTTAGCGGCGATCTGCCTGCCATCAACTGTGTGCATGTAAATAAGGGTGAGAGGAGAGCATGGAGGGACAGAGGAGTGCACTTATTGAAATAGGGACAAGCAGGATGGACTCATGCCAGGCCAGAGGGCATATTGATATCTGAGATAGCTGCAGATCAGCCTTCATCCACCCTTTTAAAAGGCGGCAGGAAATCAGATGGCCATCAAGCCCACTGTTTAGTCATATAATAGCCTTTCCTGCTTGGTGGGCCAGTGCTTAAAATTATGCAACCTTCACTGCATCTTTTAAGCTCAGTAACTGCACAGAAAAGGCTACTAATTCtttgaaaagaataaaattgGCAAAGAGCATTCTAGATGCAGCACCTAGATAGGAAGATCTTGATTGGGGATTAGTATAGCTGTCCTGAACCAAGCAAGTACTCCAGGCTTCTACCTAAAGCTACAACTGATATAATTCAGACTACAATTCTCAAAATAATACCGTCAGATCATACCGTCAGGTAGAGGGTCCACCCAGTGCTTATTGAGGCCCATAGGAATGGAGTCCATCTCAGCCTCACGCTGAGCCTGCTTCACTTCCCGCCTCTCTTTAGCCAGTGCGCTCTGCATCATGGCTGCCTGAGACAGCGAGCCATCAGGgttctaaaaacaaacagactaTGAGTTACAGGCACAACCCTGTGGCACCTTACATCTTCTAATCAGAATGTTTAATGACCTTCACTATTTTCACAGGGCTCATATCCATGCTCTGTTTGGTGTGTCCTCTCAGGAAAGGCGGCTCCTCTTCCACCAGTTCGATCTCCAGATCCTCATCTGAGCAAAGGACAATTAGAGAAAGTCAAACACACTGAATGGACATAAATGGTTGTACTGCTCAAGAACAATACATGCGAATGGGCTCTCATGTTCAAGAAAGCACCAGTCACTTTGGCATACCCTCTTCATCGTCTACTTTAGGCAGGATCCCCGTTTCCTCATCAAAGTCTGGAAATTCCTCTTTGGACAGCACATTGGCAGCAATCATCTGGAgacaataatgaataataaataaatatctacacaCAATTAACATAACATTCAACAGGTCTTTATTGCAGCAGCACAATTTTCACTAGTAAAAGCAATGCTGCCATCTAATGGACAAGTCATTACTCAGGAATTTGTTGGTACACAGGTGGCCAATTCAAAAAGGACTAAACAAGTAGCAGTAATGCAGTTCTTCCACAAAATCAGTTGTGCAGGAAAGCATACTTGTTTGATCTCCCACTTCTCTGGATCAGAGATCTTGGTCAGTCTTTTGCGCTCTAGCGTGTCATCCTCCACCTCAGGAGCGTGACCCAGGTTGAGGTTGGTGGGCCTGTCTGGATTCCTCATGGCAGACTCCTCCGGACCATCGCCACCAACATTCTTCCTTCTGTTGGGATTCAAGTCCTCACCTGTTTCCTGGTCAACATCCTGACACATGTAAAAGCAAACATCACTCTTGCATAGAGAAACAACAGAGGAGTGCTAATGATAGGATAATGTCAATGCCTCTAAATATTACCCAATcgctattaaataaaaatttccctatgttttttttaatttaaaaatatttctttagaGTTTAATCCTACATACCTTATATAaactgttattttattatttatgcataCACAAATATAAGTATTAGTAGACGGCTTCTGAATAACCTTTCATGTTTGATGTCCGAAAATCAAGTGTAAAGCACAGCTAGAAAATATTATAGaactataattaaaaaattataattaaatattatagGCATTATAGAATTAATTATTGTAAGATTGTCTAAGAACAATTTGAGTAACCtttttcaatactttgtgtttactttgtaaACTCTTTCATATACTCATATATAATTCAATTATGTTCTTCTATGGCCAGTTTGAGCATCCAATTTACTTATTACAAAGTGATTAATTTTGTGTTGATTGTCAATTTGAGGTGAATAAatgaaggtaaataaataaataaataaaaactgtacacACATTCAGTACTGCAGACTGCACATTTTAAGCCCAGATTTTTCTGTTGCCAGCAAAAAATTTGGAAATGTAACGGGAGACATTTTATGCAACAATGGGATTTTGGGATCAGGAGCTCTTTGTTCGGGATCCTTACGGGTAAAAGGTCATATTGAGCGTGAGCACAGTGTTATGTTGAGAAGATAACCGACATAAGCAGGACACCTACAGATTGTGGAATTGTTAAAAGTTGAGTAGTGTCCACGAgacagaatgtgtttttttatttttaaagtattgGAGTAATTATCTAGGGGTTTAGAATGCCGTGTATGCATACAGTGGATGAGCTTTTTGCCCACTTACCTTCATGCTCAGGCTGGTCTTAGAGCCTGTGAAAGACAACACCTTGACCTTCACCCTCTGACCTTTGCTGACCACATCTGCGACATTTGCCACTCTGCCCTCTCTTCTAAGCTCCGAGATATGAACCAAGCCCTCCCAACGTTTCCTATATTCACAAACAAGTATATTCAACAGATGACAAAAAAAGTTCCTTGAGTGCACTATATGCAAATACAGAACACTCATAAGAGCAAACTCAGTTAAGTCAAGGGTACATTCATCTCAACTGATTTCACAAGGAGAAATCAAGTGCAAAGTGAATAAAATGCAGACACAAGGGGAAAGAAACACAGTACTGGAACGAACCTCAACCCTTCAAGCTGCACAAAGCAACCAAACTGCATGATGCTGGTGACTTTGCCATTGTAGATGTCACCCACAGCAGGCTCCTCTGGGGGCGGCCGGTCTACATGTTTGTCCCTCCAGCGGTCTGAACCTTTCTCTCGGTCCACTCGGCCTGGACTCCTGGATCTGCTGCGGGAATGCCAGCGACTCCTGCGCTTCCTCCTCTCCCGGTCAGGAGAGCGAGATCTAGAGCGCGAGCGAGAGCGGTGGCGTCTCTTCCTGTCCCGGTCTCTGTCTCGGTCCCTGTCCCGACTTCGGCTGCGGCTCCTACTTCTTCGACTCTTCTTGCTGCTGCTGGCTTCAGATCTGAACAGTGCggattttgattttattcaaaatgtgacaatcttttcacaaataaataattggttaattatactattattatattattatacattaaatTCCTTTTCTGTGCTGGATTAGTTTTACTTGAGAAGGTTCTTTAATTAATCTATTACCAACAACATCCACGATTTTAATCAGCATGAATCTGGAAAACTGAAACGCAATCACACGATAGcaaattattttctgtatttatctGAATACAGATTTGTATAACGTATTAATATTAGCATACACATGGCAGTCTGTTGCTTTATTGAGCACAGTACTTGTACATCTGAACTACCAGCTGTAATCTGAGCAAATTATCACACATACAGTggcctccaataatattggcactcttggtaaatatgagcaaaggcggctttaaaaaaaatggtctttactgtttaagcttttgatctttgttcaaaaaattcacaaaaatacgctgctctcatggatatcaaacaattgcaaacaaaacacaggcttataaaaaaaatctgttaaatatatgtgtggcacaattattggcaccccatgaattcatatgagaaaaatatatttgaagtatattcccattgatattttaaatatttttagtacgcctgggtgactaggaacaggaaattgttcaaccatgacttctttTTTcgcaggggtataaatatgaggtaacacatagaccaaatttccttagtcattcataacaatggaaaGAACAAGTAATATAGCTGTGaagtgcagcaaaaggttgctgagctacacaaaatgggaaatggctatacaaatataataaaagcattgaaaatgcccatttccacgatcaggacaataattagttccagtcaactggaaatgttgtgaatcaacctggaattggacgtgtgtctatattgtctcaacgcactgtgaagaggatgggtcaagtggccaaaaaatctccaaggatcacaactggagaattgcagaagttatttgcatcttggggtcagaaagtccccaaaactacaatccgaagtcacctacatcaccacaagttatttggaaaagtttcaagaaaaaagcctctactctcatccaaaaacaaactcaagcgtcttcattttgccagacactactggaacttcaaatgggatcgggttctatggtcagatgaaaccaaaatagagcttttgggcaataaacaccagaggtggttctgGAGCACACGCCCACGGTTCAATATGGTGGTGgtggctttttaatgttttgaggctgggacaatgatccaaaacatacaacaaaatctacacaaaaatggtttactgaccacgaaatcaaggtcctgccatggccatcccagtcccgtGACTTAAAACCTGTACAAAAAATATGGTCCACCAggatggaccttgaaatttgaaggatctggagagattctgtatggagtaATGTTCTCAGAtcctttgccatgtattctccaacctcatcaggcattataggagaagactcagagctgttatcttggcaaagggaggtagcacaaagtatcgactaaaagagtgccaataattgtggcacacatatttaacaatgattttttttggctaaatctgtattgtgtttgcaattgtttgatatccatgagagcagagtatttttgtacaaaagatcaaaaggttaaataataaagacaatttttcacagccttctttgttcatatttaccaagggtgctaatattagtggaggccacTGTACTTTACCATGTCTGATCTATTCAGTCATTGCCAAACCTTCTCTGGTAAAATTAAGCCAAATAGAATACTACGTAAGAACAAGAAAGACCAATTTCATCTACACTGAATTTCTGCAGTGAGCAGCAGGAATCACACCTCTGTTTGCTGCTCTTAGAGTCTGTGGCGTTGACACTGGGCATAAACATCTCCAGCTCTTTCATAGCATCAGCCGCAACCTTTACATCGTCTTCGTCTAGCATGGCCTGGGCAATGAAGAACAGATGTTCTCATCAGcactttaattattttatttaaaaaacagtatttttcattttataaacACATGCATACAAAAGGAAAGCAAGCAAGAACGACTCACTCTGGTGTTGGGATTGTCAGCTCTGCACAAGGCAGGAAACAACTCCTTTAACCGGTCTTTTTCACTCTTCGACTTGACAACAGGCTCACTCCCTGCAGAAATTATCAAAAGGCAAAAcgatagtgtaaaaaaaaaaataaaatgaaaaatctgtcTGGAAATTGATAGTTTTCATACTAAGCACACAACACTGGATTATTTACCTTTACTAGTGGATGCTTTAGCAGGTGGTTGCATTGTTTGAATGAGACGGAGTAAGTTGCTAATGAGTGAGTCCTGTAGGGAGTAAAACATGAATTATATGAGCCAATATCTacaatatgaataaaaaaaaaagaagaagaaaaagaaaactgtacTGCAGAGGACAA is a window encoding:
- the dhx8 gene encoding ATP-dependent RNA helicase DHX8 is translated as MADLGEDELKQLEYLSLVSKVCTELDNHLGISDKDLAEFVISLAEKNPTFDSFKSALIKNGAEFTDSLISNLLRLIQTMQPPAKASTSKGSEPVVKSKSEKDRLKELFPALCRADNPNTRAMLDEDDVKVAADAMKELEMFMPSVNATDSKSSKQRSEASSSKKSRRSRSRSRSRDRDRDRDRDRKRRHRSRSRSRSRSPDRERRKRRSRWHSRSRSRSPGRVDREKGSDRWRDKHVDRPPPEEPAVGDIYNGKVTSIMQFGCFVQLEGLRKRWEGLVHISELRREGRVANVADVVSKGQRVKVKVLSFTGSKTSLSMKDVDQETGEDLNPNRRKNVGGDGPEESAMRNPDRPTNLNLGHAPEVEDDTLERKRLTKISDPEKWEIKQMIAANVLSKEEFPDFDEETGILPKVDDEEDEDLEIELVEEEPPFLRGHTKQSMDMSPVKIVKNPDGSLSQAAMMQSALAKERREVKQAQREAEMDSIPMGLNKHWVDPLPDVDGRQIAANMRGIGMMPNDIPEWKKHAFGGNKASYGKKTQLSIIEQRESLPIYKLKEQLVQAVHDNQILIVIGETGSGKTTQITQYLAEAGYTARGKIGCTQPRRVAAMSVAKRVSEEYGCCLGQEVGYTIRFEDCTSPDTVIKYMTDGMLLRECLIDPDLGQYAIIMLDEAHERTIHTDVLFGLLKKTVQKRPDMKLIVTSATLDAVKFSQYFYEAPIFTIPGRTYPVEVLYTKEPETDYLDASLITVMQIHLTEPPGDILVFLTGQEEIDTACEILYERMKSLGPDVPELIILPVYSALPSEMQTRIFDPAPPGSRKVVIATNIAETSLTIDGIYYVVDPGFVKQKVYNSKTGIDQLVVTPISQAQAKQRAGRAGRTGPGKCYRLYTERAYRDEMLTTNVPEIQRTNLASTVLSLKAMGINDLLSFDFMDAPPMETLITAMEQLYTLGALDDEGLLTRLGRRMAEFPLEPMLCKMLIMSVHLGCSEEMLTIVSMLSVQNVFYRPKDKQALADQKKAKFHQPEGDHLTLLAVYNSWKNNKFSNPWCYENFIQARSLRRAQDIRKQMLGIMDRHKLDVVSCGKATVRVQKAICSGFFRNAAKKDPQEGYRTLIDQQVVYIHPSSALFNRQPEWVVYHELVLTTKEYMREVTTIDPRWLVEFAPAFFKVSDPTRLSKQKKQQRLEPLYNRYEEPNAWRISRAFRRR